One genomic segment of Terriglobales bacterium includes these proteins:
- a CDS encoding transcription termination/antitermination NusG family protein, producing the protein RWKDRNKCVQIPLFPGYLFVRIDLKNRLQVLRIPGVAEIVQFMGVPAPLPEREMQTLRTGLAANLRAEPFAYLKVGRRIRIRSGVLEGAEGILVRKKSSLRLVLSIDLIMRSVAVEVDAADIEPIPDNAGRWRAGHSSADHHLPVSN; encoded by the coding sequence CCGCTGGAAGGACCGTAACAAGTGCGTGCAGATACCCTTGTTTCCCGGTTACCTGTTTGTCCGCATTGACCTGAAGAACCGGTTGCAAGTGCTCCGCATTCCGGGGGTCGCCGAGATTGTCCAGTTCATGGGTGTTCCCGCCCCTTTGCCGGAGCGAGAGATGCAAACGCTCCGAACCGGGCTGGCGGCGAACCTTCGCGCCGAGCCTTTCGCCTACTTGAAGGTTGGACGCCGCATTCGCATCCGCTCGGGCGTGCTCGAGGGCGCGGAAGGCATCCTGGTGCGCAAGAAAAGCTCGCTGCGCCTGGTTCTATCCATCGACTTGATCATGCGCTCGGTGGCGGTTGAGGTGGATGCCGCTGACATCGAGCCCATCCCCGACAACGCCGGCAGGTGGCGCGCCGGCCATAGTTCCGCGGACCATCATTTACCCGTTTCCAACTGA